In Calidithermus timidus DSM 17022, the following are encoded in one genomic region:
- a CDS encoding ABC transporter permease, which yields MSLAAPRSLRRRVSDLLYLRPRFLLLLLLLPPLLWMGILYLGSLFNLMLYSFYSLNDFTGQVEYRFSLSAFKQLFSSAANVDIVLRTTLMALAVTLACAVIAFPIAYYIAFYTRGSARAFWYLMVLLPLWSSYLIKVYAWRLILAGEGVVSWFFNALGLGWLLQGVLSLPVIGGTSLSNSYLGMFLVFTYIWLPYMILPIIAALERVPRSLIQASSDLGARPRQTFWKVVWPLSIPGVAAGSIFTFSLTLGDYIIPQVVGQPGFFIGQMVYVQQGTAGNLPLAAAFSVVPVVIIAIYLLIVRRMGAFNAL from the coding sequence GTGAGCCTGGCCGCTCCCAGAAGCCTGCGCCGGCGGGTCTCCGATTTGCTCTATCTCCGCCCGCGCTTCCTGCTGCTGCTCTTGCTGCTTCCCCCGCTGCTGTGGATGGGCATCCTCTACCTGGGCTCGCTGTTCAACCTGATGCTCTACAGCTTCTACTCGCTCAACGACTTCACCGGGCAGGTCGAGTACCGCTTCTCGCTCTCAGCCTTCAAGCAGCTTTTTTCCTCTGCGGCCAACGTCGACATCGTCCTTCGCACCACGCTCATGGCCCTGGCTGTGACCCTGGCCTGCGCCGTCATCGCCTTCCCCATCGCCTACTACATCGCCTTTTACACGCGGGGCAGCGCCAGGGCCTTCTGGTATCTGATGGTGCTGCTGCCCCTGTGGTCGAGTTACCTGATCAAGGTCTACGCCTGGCGCTTGATCCTGGCGGGCGAAGGTGTGGTGAGCTGGTTTTTCAACGCCCTGGGGCTGGGCTGGCTGCTGCAAGGCGTTCTGAGCCTGCCGGTGATCGGGGGAACCAGCCTCTCCAACAGCTACCTGGGCATGTTCTTGGTGTTCACCTATATCTGGCTGCCCTACATGATCTTGCCCATCATCGCGGCCTTGGAGCGCGTCCCCAGGTCGTTGATCCAGGCTTCCTCCGACCTCGGCGCCAGGCCGCGCCAGACCTTCTGGAAGGTGGTCTGGCCGCTGAGCATCCCGGGGGTGGCCGCCGGCTCGATCTTCACCTTCTCGCTGACGCTGGGCGACTACATCATCCCGCAGGTGGTGGGGCAGCCCGGCTTTTTCATCGGGCAGATGGTGTACGTGCAACAAGGCACGGCGGGCAATTTGCCGCTGGCTGCCGCTTTCTCGGTGGTGCCGGTGGTGATCATCGCCATCTACTTGCTGATCGTGCGCCGAATGGGGGCTTTTAATGCGCTGTAG
- a CDS encoding ABC transporter ATP-binding protein, whose amino-acid sequence MSNAVELVNLSCHFGSVRAVDGVNLEIRAGEFFSMLGPSGSGKTTCLRLIGGFEQPTAGQIRLFGQDASRLPPYARDVNTVFQDYALFPHMNVRDNVAYALMVRGVSRAERYRRAEEMLEQVKLSGFGDRRLGQLSGGQRQRVALARALINKPRLLLLDEPLGALDLKLREEMQIELKALQRSLGITFVYVTHDQSEALSMSDRVAVFNQGRIEQLDPPKRLYEYPRTEFVARFVGSANVLEGSVIGLKGKYALRPERIRVQAGHHGGPGCLAGQLLDVHYLGSQTRYEVRVGEQRLTAITPSDEADLPIGSPVTLSWDPSALRELEVSR is encoded by the coding sequence ATGTCCAATGCCGTCGAGCTGGTCAACCTTTCCTGCCACTTTGGCTCGGTGCGGGCGGTGGACGGGGTGAACCTCGAGATCCGCGCGGGGGAGTTCTTCTCCATGCTGGGCCCTTCGGGCTCGGGCAAGACCACCTGCCTGCGGCTGATCGGGGGCTTCGAGCAGCCCACTGCCGGGCAAATCCGGCTCTTTGGGCAGGACGCCTCTAGGCTGCCACCTTATGCCCGCGACGTGAACACGGTGTTCCAGGACTACGCCCTATTCCCGCACATGAACGTGCGCGACAACGTCGCCTACGCGCTGATGGTGCGCGGGGTGAGCCGGGCCGAGCGTTACCGGCGGGCCGAGGAGATGCTCGAGCAGGTCAAGCTCTCGGGCTTCGGGGACCGCCGCCTTGGCCAGCTCTCGGGGGGGCAGCGTCAGCGGGTGGCTTTGGCAAGGGCGTTGATCAACAAGCCCAGGCTCTTGCTGCTCGACGAGCCCTTAGGCGCCCTCGACCTCAAGCTGCGCGAGGAGATGCAGATCGAGCTCAAGGCTCTCCAGCGCAGCCTGGGTATCACCTTCGTCTACGTCACCCACGACCAGAGCGAGGCCCTTTCCATGAGCGACCGGGTGGCGGTGTTCAACCAAGGACGTATCGAGCAACTCGACCCCCCCAAGCGGCTCTACGAATACCCCCGCACCGAGTTTGTGGCCCGCTTCGTGGGCAGCGCCAACGTGCTCGAGGGCTCCGTCATCGGGCTCAAAGGCAAATACGCCCTGCGTCCCGAGCGTATCCGCGTGCAGGCCGGGCACCACGGCGGGCCGGGCTGCCTGGCAGGCCAACTCCTCGACGTGCATTACCTCGGTTCGCAGACCCGCTACGAGGTACGCGTGGGAGAGCAACGCCTCACCGCCATCACCCCCTCCGACGAGGCCGACTTGCCCATCGGCAGCCCCGTGACCCTGAGCTGGGACCCTTCCGCACTGCGCGAGCTGGAGGTATCCCGGTGA